The following coding sequences lie in one Mycobacterium sp. Z3061 genomic window:
- a CDS encoding alkaline phosphatase family protein encodes MENHGFTDIVGSVNAPYINSLLGTYGSADNYYANSHPSAPNYFRVLGGSDFGLTYNPNPPSINAPSLMQEMDGAGISWANYAQSMPYPGALVSSGDYSTFQIPAAQYSYVFNNTVAYQQQHLLPLTQLSTDLQNASTTPRFSWIVANNANDMEGPVDSPLGIVNFLGSQLTNHQYNVAAGDQFLQQQVSLIQNSTAWNTAGQRDAIIITWDEDFNNLGLGIGNQGNHVPMIVIPNQGAITSGMLSGQFVTHGYGDQYSLMSTIEYALGPAPGVPLAPLTMNDKYATPLNGFWS; translated from the coding sequence ATGGAGAATCACGGCTTCACCGACATCGTCGGCAGTGTGAACGCCCCGTACATCAACAGTCTGCTCGGCACTTACGGGTCGGCCGACAACTACTACGCCAACAGCCACCCGAGTGCCCCCAACTACTTCCGGGTCCTCGGCGGCTCGGACTTCGGACTGACCTACAACCCCAACCCACCCTCCATCAACGCACCCAGCCTGATGCAGGAGATGGATGGCGCAGGCATCTCGTGGGCCAACTACGCGCAGAGCATGCCGTACCCCGGCGCGCTGGTGTCCTCGGGTGACTACAGCACGTTCCAGATTCCCGCCGCTCAGTACAGTTACGTCTTCAACAACACGGTGGCCTACCAGCAGCAGCATCTACTTCCGCTGACGCAGTTGAGTACCGATCTGCAGAACGCGAGCACCACCCCGCGGTTCAGCTGGATCGTCGCCAACAACGCCAATGACATGGAAGGGCCGGTTGATTCGCCGCTGGGCATCGTCAACTTCCTCGGCAGCCAGCTCACCAACCACCAGTACAACGTCGCCGCCGGCGACCAGTTCCTGCAACAGCAGGTCTCGCTCATTCAGAACTCCACCGCCTGGAACACCGCGGGTCAGCGCGACGCGATCATCATCACCTGGGACGAGGACTTCAACAACCTGGGACTGGGAATCGGCAACCAGGGCAACCACGTTCCCATGATCGTCATCCCCAACCAGGGCGCCATCACGTCGGGGATGCTGTCCGGGCAGTTCGTGACGCATGGCTACGGCGACCAGTACAGCTTGATGTCGACAATCGAGTATGCGCTGGGTCCGGCGCCGGGAGTTCCGTTGGCGCCGTTGACGATGAATGACAAGTATGCGACGCCGCTGAATGGGTTCTGGTCGTAG
- a CDS encoding MFS transporter — MNQEDATRPARSGPTWLTPNVRVLSAVSFLQDSASELLYPLLPIYLTAVLGAPPSVVGAVEGVAEGAASLTKLAAGPLGDRFARRPLITTGYGMAALGKVIIAVAVAWPGVLAGRVVDRLGKGIRGAPRDALLVDQVDEALRGRVFGFHRAMDTLGAVVGPLLGLACYELLDHKIKPLLYVAIVPAVLSVALMFLVRERSRPVARAQRQSMWAGVRTLPRPYWRVTALLIAFSVVNFPDALLLLRLNEIGFSVVEVILAYVGYNAVYALASYPAGALADRIGRPALFGFGLAFFAIGYVGLGLTTDTVTAWLLIGAYGLFTGCTDGVGKAWISGLVDQEYQASAQGVFQGGTGLGVLVAGLWAGFLWGSNGQLPLLVSGTIGGLFAVVLLGGRLVRAFGRGST, encoded by the coding sequence TTGAACCAGGAAGATGCGACCCGACCGGCACGCTCGGGACCGACCTGGCTCACCCCCAACGTACGGGTGCTCTCGGCGGTGTCGTTCCTGCAGGACAGCGCCAGTGAGCTGCTGTATCCGCTGCTGCCGATCTACCTCACGGCCGTGCTGGGTGCTCCCCCGTCCGTGGTGGGAGCCGTCGAGGGCGTGGCCGAGGGTGCGGCTTCACTTACGAAACTCGCGGCCGGCCCGCTGGGCGACAGGTTTGCGCGACGCCCACTGATCACCACCGGTTATGGGATGGCGGCGCTCGGCAAGGTGATCATCGCGGTGGCCGTGGCATGGCCGGGTGTGCTCGCGGGTCGCGTTGTGGATCGGCTCGGCAAGGGTATTCGCGGCGCACCGCGGGACGCGCTGTTGGTCGACCAGGTGGACGAGGCGTTGCGCGGCCGCGTGTTTGGTTTCCACCGTGCGATGGACACGTTGGGCGCCGTCGTCGGTCCGCTGCTGGGCCTGGCATGCTACGAGCTGCTCGACCACAAGATAAAGCCGCTGCTGTATGTCGCGATCGTGCCCGCCGTCCTGAGCGTGGCGCTCATGTTCCTGGTGCGGGAGCGCAGCCGTCCCGTTGCGCGAGCACAGCGGCAGTCCATGTGGGCCGGTGTGCGCACGCTGCCGCGGCCGTACTGGCGGGTGACCGCGCTACTGATCGCCTTCAGCGTGGTGAACTTCCCCGATGCCCTGCTGTTGTTGCGGCTCAACGAGATCGGCTTCTCGGTGGTGGAGGTGATCCTTGCCTACGTCGGCTACAACGCGGTCTACGCCCTCGCCAGCTACCCGGCCGGAGCGCTCGCCGACCGCATCGGCAGACCGGCTCTGTTCGGCTTCGGTCTGGCGTTCTTCGCCATCGGCTATGTCGGGCTGGGACTGACCACCGACACGGTGACGGCGTGGCTGCTGATCGGCGCCTACGGACTGTTCACCGGGTGCACCGACGGCGTGGGCAAAGCCTGGATCTCAGGGCTCGTCGACCAGGAGTACCAGGCCAGCGCGCAGGGCGTATTCCAGGGCGGCACCGGCCTGGGCGTCCTGGTGGCCGGTTTATGGGCGGGCTTCCTCTGGGGCTCGAACGGCCAACTGCCACTGCTGGTTTCAGGGACCATCGGCGGTCTGTTCGCGGTCGTGCTGCTCGGCGGGCGGCTGGTCCGTGCGTTCGGGCGCGGGTCTACCTGA
- a CDS encoding DUF3060 domain-containing protein, translating to MRTNAFRIVAGSMVVIAALGSAGCGSKKQPVDKPPVAEMGNTINDGTFGKTDTLDCAEGKGLNIGGSKNTLTVKGRCGSVVIGGDENKVSFERVDTEIIVAGFNNTVTYRDGAPNVQDLGTGNTITKG from the coding sequence ATGCGCACAAATGCTTTCAGGATTGTCGCTGGGTCGATGGTGGTGATCGCCGCCCTGGGCAGCGCGGGTTGCGGGTCGAAGAAGCAGCCCGTCGACAAGCCGCCGGTGGCCGAGATGGGCAACACCATCAACGACGGCACATTCGGCAAGACCGACACCCTGGATTGCGCTGAGGGCAAGGGGCTCAACATCGGCGGATCCAAGAACACCCTGACCGTCAAGGGACGCTGCGGTTCGGTGGTCATCGGCGGCGACGAGAACAAGGTCAGCTTCGAGAGGGTGGACACCGAGATCATCGTCGCGGGGTTCAACAACACCGTCACCTACCGCGACGGCGCCCCCAACGTCCAGGACCTCGGCACCGGCAACACCATCACCAAAGGCTAA